One Phocoena phocoena chromosome 5, mPhoPho1.1, whole genome shotgun sequence genomic region harbors:
- the RHOH gene encoding rho-related GTP-binding protein RhoH, which translates to MLSSIKCVLVGDSAVGKTSLLVRFTSETFPEAYKPTVYENTGVDVFMDGIQISLGLWDTAGNDAFRSIRPLSYQQADVVLMCYSVANHNSFLNLKNKWIGEVRSNLPCTPVLVVATQTDQREVGPHRASCVNAIEGKRLAQEVRAKGYLECSALSNRGVQQVFECAVRTAINQARRRNRRRFFSVNECKIL; encoded by the coding sequence ATGCTGAGTTCCATCAAGTGTGTGTTGGTGGGAGACTCTGCTGTGGGGAAAACCTCTCTGTTAGTGCGCTTCACCTCAGAGACCTTCCCAGAGGCCTACAAGCCCACAGTGTATGAAAATACAGGTGTAGACGTCTTCATGGATGGCATCCAGATCAGCCTGGGTCTCTGGGACACAGCTGGCAATGATGCCTTCAGGAGTATCCGCCCTCTGTCCTACCAGCAGGCAGACGTGGTACTGATGTGCTACTCCGTGGCCAACCATAACTCCTTCCTGAACCTGAAGAACAAGTGGATCGGTGAAGTCAGGAGCAACCTGCCCTGCACCCCCGTGCTGGTGGTGGCCACCCAGACTGACCAGCGGGAGGTGGGGCCCCACAGGGCTTCCTGCGTCAACGCCATAGAAGGAAAGAGACTGGCCCAGGAGGTGAGAGCCAAGGGCTACCTGGAGTGCTCAGCCCTCAGCAACCGGGGGGTACAGCAGGTATTTGAGTGTGCCGTCCGGACTGCCATCAACCAGGCCAGGAGACGCAACAGAAGGAGGTTCTTCTCCGTTAACGAGTGCAAGATCCTCTAA